A single Symbiobacterium thermophilum IAM 14863 DNA region contains:
- the rplS gene encoding 50S ribosomal protein L19 has translation MSDIIREIEREYMRSDIPAFRPGDTVRVNVKVVEGNRERIQAFEGVVIKRQGSGINETFTVRRVSYGVGVERTFPVHSPRLASIEVIRRGVVRRAKLYYLRERTGKAARIRERRLARPEEA, from the coding sequence ATGTCCGACATCATCCGCGAGATCGAGCGCGAGTACATGCGCAGCGACATCCCCGCCTTCCGGCCCGGCGACACCGTCCGGGTGAACGTGAAGGTCGTGGAGGGCAACCGCGAGCGTATCCAGGCCTTTGAGGGCGTGGTCATCAAGCGGCAGGGCTCGGGGATCAACGAGACCTTCACGGTCCGGCGCGTCTCCTACGGCGTCGGCGTCGAGCGCACGTTCCCCGTCCACAGCCCGCGGCTGGCCTCGATTGAGGTGATCCGCCGCGGCGTCGTCCGGCGGGCCAAGCTCTACTACCTGCGGGAGAGGACCGGCAAGGCCGCCCGCATCCGGGAGCGGCGGCTCGCCAGGCCGGAGGAGGCCTAG
- the ylqF gene encoding ribosome biogenesis GTPase YlqF, whose product MPVIQWFPGHMAKARRILQENAPLVDVVLEIVDARCPLASRNPDLMALVAHKPQVLILNKADLADPAATRLWVERLNEPGRPAVALDAVRGTGAREVLAAIRRAFAPVLRAWTAKGRKPRPARVMAVGIPNVGKSSAINRLVGARRAPVGDKPGVTRGKQWIRIGKDVELLDMPGILVPKFEDQRDGLLLAATGAIKDEVFDQREVANHLLHLIWESLGAAVAERYGLTRLDPEPVANLEAIGRFRGLLRAGEQVDLDAAAQLVLREFREGRLGRVTLQPPDPPPGGE is encoded by the coding sequence GTGCCGGTGATTCAGTGGTTCCCCGGCCACATGGCCAAAGCGCGTCGCATCCTGCAGGAGAACGCGCCACTGGTGGACGTGGTGCTGGAGATCGTTGACGCCCGGTGCCCGCTGGCCAGCCGCAATCCGGACCTGATGGCCCTGGTGGCTCACAAGCCGCAGGTGCTGATCCTGAACAAGGCCGACCTGGCCGATCCCGCCGCGACCCGGCTCTGGGTGGAGCGGCTGAACGAGCCGGGTCGGCCTGCCGTCGCGTTGGACGCGGTGCGCGGCACCGGCGCCCGGGAGGTTCTGGCCGCGATCCGCCGGGCCTTCGCCCCCGTGCTGCGCGCCTGGACGGCGAAGGGCCGCAAGCCGCGCCCGGCCCGCGTCATGGCGGTCGGCATCCCCAACGTGGGCAAGTCGTCGGCCATCAACCGGCTGGTCGGCGCCCGGCGGGCGCCGGTGGGGGACAAGCCGGGGGTGACCCGCGGCAAGCAGTGGATCCGCATCGGCAAGGACGTGGAGCTGTTGGACATGCCCGGCATTCTCGTCCCCAAGTTTGAGGACCAGCGGGACGGGCTGTTGCTCGCGGCCACCGGGGCCATCAAGGACGAGGTCTTCGACCAGCGGGAGGTGGCCAACCACCTGCTGCACCTGATCTGGGAGTCTTTGGGCGCGGCGGTCGCCGAGCGGTACGGGCTCACTCGCCTGGACCCAGAACCGGTGGCGAACCTGGAGGCGATCGGCCGCTTCCGCGGCTTGCTCAGGGCCGGGGAACAGGTCGACCTGGACGCGGCCGCCCAGCTGGTCCTGCGGGAGTTCCGCGAGGGGCGGCTGGGGCGGGTGACCCTGCAACCGCCTGATCCACCCCCCGGGGGCGAATGA
- a CDS encoding ribonuclease HII gives MRRIILKRMSLKRLQALMAEQGPDIYPEVIAALKDDPREGAQRLVRQCQTYLKERERQRAVLQRMYNYERQLWSMGYRHIAGIDEVGRGPLAGPVVAAAVILPGEVELPGIEEAKRLSDRRRMELYRRIREVAVAVGVGLVQPEGIDEASVVVATYKAMMKAVADLPVTPDYLLIDGVHLPNVSQPQVPVVGGETLSCSIAAAAVVAKVVRDEYMVEMDAKYPAYGFAHHKGYGTPEHRLALERYGPCPIHRKPSDGTPAGAVLLFTEG, from the coding sequence GTGAGGCGAATCATCCTGAAACGGATGAGCTTGAAGCGTCTACAGGCACTGATGGCAGAGCAGGGGCCGGACATCTACCCGGAGGTCATCGCAGCGCTCAAAGACGATCCCCGGGAAGGGGCCCAGCGGCTGGTGCGTCAGTGTCAGACCTACCTGAAGGAGCGGGAGCGGCAGCGGGCGGTGCTCCAGCGGATGTACAACTACGAGCGGCAGCTGTGGTCCATGGGCTACCGCCACATCGCGGGCATCGACGAGGTCGGCAGGGGGCCGCTGGCCGGGCCTGTGGTGGCGGCGGCGGTGATCCTCCCCGGAGAGGTGGAGCTGCCGGGTATTGAGGAGGCGAAGCGGCTTTCGGATCGGCGGCGGATGGAGCTGTACAGGCGCATCCGCGAGGTGGCCGTGGCCGTGGGGGTCGGCCTGGTGCAGCCGGAGGGCATCGATGAGGCCAGCGTGGTGGTGGCCACGTACAAGGCCATGATGAAGGCGGTGGCGGACCTGCCCGTCACGCCCGACTACCTGCTCATCGACGGCGTGCACCTGCCCAACGTTTCACAGCCCCAGGTGCCCGTGGTGGGCGGGGAGACGCTCTCGTGTTCCATTGCGGCGGCGGCCGTGGTGGCCAAGGTGGTGCGGGACGAGTACATGGTGGAGATGGACGCCAAGTACCCGGCTTACGGCTTTGCCCACCACAAAGGCTACGGCACCCCGGAGCACCGGCTGGCGCTGGAGCGCTACGGGCCCTGTCCGATCCACCGGAAGCCTTCGGACGGCACGCCCGCCGGGGCGGTGCTGCTGTTCACGGAGGGCTAG
- the trmD gene encoding tRNA (guanosine(37)-N1)-methyltransferase TrmD, producing the protein MLIQILTIHPAIVAPVFRESILGRACEAGILDLRVVNIRDFALSKHQQTDDYPYGGGAGLLMKPEPVFGAVRWAAGRAPAGARPPRVILMDPQGRRFDQRYAEELAREDHLILICGRYEGFDERIRALATDEISIGDYVLMGGEVAALVVVEAVTRLIPGVLGDLESSVAESHTSGLLEGPQYTRPAEFEGMRVPEILTSGNHGAIARWRREQALRRTFERRPDLLQSADLTPEERRLVEAWRTRQS; encoded by the coding sequence ATGCTGATCCAGATCCTGACCATCCACCCGGCCATCGTCGCCCCCGTCTTTCGGGAGTCGATCCTCGGCCGCGCCTGCGAGGCGGGCATCCTGGACCTGCGGGTGGTCAACATCCGGGACTTCGCCCTCAGCAAGCACCAGCAGACCGACGACTACCCCTACGGCGGCGGCGCCGGGCTGCTCATGAAGCCCGAGCCGGTCTTCGGCGCGGTCCGGTGGGCGGCCGGGCGGGCCCCGGCGGGCGCCCGCCCGCCCCGGGTCATCCTCATGGACCCGCAGGGGCGCCGGTTCGACCAGCGTTATGCGGAGGAGCTGGCGCGGGAGGACCATCTGATCCTGATCTGCGGGCGCTACGAGGGGTTCGACGAGCGCATCCGGGCCTTAGCCACCGACGAGATCTCCATCGGCGACTATGTGCTGATGGGCGGTGAAGTGGCGGCGCTGGTGGTGGTGGAGGCGGTGACCCGGCTGATCCCCGGGGTGCTGGGCGACCTGGAGTCCAGCGTGGCCGAGTCGCACACCTCGGGCCTGCTGGAGGGGCCGCAGTACACCCGCCCCGCCGAGTTCGAGGGGATGCGGGTGCCGGAGATCCTCACCTCGGGCAACCACGGGGCCATCGCCCGGTGGCGGCGGGAGCAGGCCCTGCGCCGTACCTTCGAGCGGCGCCCCGACCTGCTGCAGTCCGCCGACCTCACGCCGGAGGAGCGCCGCCTGGTGGAAGCGTGGCGAACCCGCCAGAGTTGA
- the lepB gene encoding signal peptidase I, protein MADVPDERPAVRRKSPLREVLETLVLALLFALIIRTFVVEVYQVSGSSMTNTLYDQERVLVNKFIYKLVRDPRPGDIIVFKYPRQPERDFIKRVVAVAGDTVEMRGGVVYVNGEPFNEAPTVRLSAGDFGPVVVPPDSVFVLGDNRSNSEDSRYFGEVPLSHIRGLAVARIWPLTEISALALPAAEGGG, encoded by the coding sequence ATGGCAGACGTCCCGGACGAGAGGCCGGCCGTCAGGCGGAAGTCGCCCCTGCGCGAGGTGCTGGAGACCCTGGTCCTGGCCCTTCTCTTTGCGCTCATCATCCGCACCTTCGTCGTGGAGGTCTACCAGGTCTCGGGCAGCTCCATGACCAACACCCTGTACGACCAGGAGCGGGTGCTGGTCAACAAGTTCATCTACAAGCTGGTGCGGGATCCCCGGCCCGGCGACATCATCGTCTTCAAGTACCCGCGCCAGCCCGAGAGGGACTTCATCAAGCGGGTGGTGGCGGTGGCCGGGGACACCGTGGAGATGCGCGGCGGCGTGGTGTACGTCAACGGCGAGCCGTTCAACGAGGCGCCGACGGTGCGGCTGAGCGCGGGCGATTTCGGGCCGGTGGTCGTTCCGCCGGATTCGGTCTTCGTGCTCGGGGACAACCGGTCCAACAGCGAGGACAGCCGCTACTTCGGCGAGGTGCCGCTCAGCCACATCCGGGGCCTGGCCGTCGCGCGGATCTGGCCTCTTACCGAGATCAGCGCCCTCGCTCTGCCGGCGGCGGAGGGCGGCGGATAA
- the rimM gene encoding ribosome maturation factor RimM (Essential for efficient processing of 16S rRNA) produces the protein MAGQSRPDLIRIGQVTAPHGVRGAVRVYPTTDFPERFVTLKRVMIDGPDRAVGARFRGFVKNLVILELEGITDRNQAERLRGADLLVPREEVHPLPEGYYYDFDIIGIEVVDPDGRQLGRVVEVDHTSPVHDLYVVETAPGKRYLVPAVRRFVKEIDLETGRMVIDPIPGLLED, from the coding sequence GTGGCCGGGCAGTCCAGGCCGGACCTGATCCGGATCGGTCAGGTGACCGCCCCCCACGGCGTGCGGGGCGCGGTGCGGGTCTATCCCACCACCGACTTCCCTGAGCGGTTCGTCACCCTGAAGCGGGTGATGATCGACGGTCCCGACCGCGCGGTCGGGGCCAGGTTTCGCGGCTTCGTCAAGAACCTGGTCATCCTGGAGCTGGAGGGGATCACCGACCGCAACCAGGCGGAGCGGCTGCGCGGGGCGGATCTCCTGGTCCCGCGGGAAGAGGTCCATCCCCTGCCCGAGGGGTATTACTACGACTTCGACATCATCGGCATCGAGGTGGTGGACCCGGACGGCAGGCAGCTGGGGCGGGTGGTGGAGGTGGACCACACCAGCCCGGTGCACGACCTCTACGTGGTGGAGACCGCGCCGGGCAAGCGGTACCTCGTGCCCGCCGTGCGCCGGTTCGTCAAGGAGATCGACCTGGAAACCGGCCGGATGGTGATCGACCCGATCCCGGGCCTCCTGGAGGACTGA